The nucleotide sequence GGCATGAACCTAACCCAAAACAACCAAAATACAACAATCACAAAGAAGAACACGAGCACCTTAAACCCATTAAGGCACCCAAAACACCTTGCTACCTTAGATCAAGCTTGTCCCATCTTTCATGACACGCTAACACTAAAGAGCAATACCCACTCAAACTAACAATTCCAGTTTATCTGCCAAATCTCTCCAGCCTGCTGCACACTCTTCGTGTGTTTGACTTTTAAAGTCAACAGTTTGACTTTGATAAATTCTTGAACTTTCATACTCAAACCTTGACTATCCCTTTTCATACCTTTGAAAATACGACTATTTCTTTCCTGCCAAATGTAATATACAATAGCTGCAATCACAATTCTATTTATAACACTCCATATCTGCTTTTTAAAAGGATACTTCTCCAAAACTTCAATAACAGAACCAATTTTATAAGATAAACCTTTGAATAACAGCTTAGTCTTCATGATTTCCCAAACTTTTCTGGAATATGAGCATTCAAAGAATAAATGAGCAACAGAATCAGGAACCTCATCACACAATGCACAACTATATGATTTGGATAAATTCCATTTACTCATTCTATCCTGTGTAGATAACCTATTCCAAATGGCCAACCATAGAATAAAGGCATGTTTTGGCACCATTTGACTGAACCATACAATATGATGCCAATCCTTAATAGCATTACTACACCTAAGATCACACCATACCTGCCCAGTAGAATAATTAACAATATCACCATTTCTTGTTACCCATTTAATCATATCCTCCCTATTCTGCAGCATAGGGACTTGGATCTGATCAAAGACAGGATATTTTAACTTCCATTCCTCTGGCCATTCATCACCATATATCTGCCTATATTCAGCAATAGAGATATTATCCTGAATTCTTACATTATATCTATCTCTTTTGTTAACAGTCAAGTATAATGGATCAAAACACTATTTTCCAATTGATCACAAATGCAAAATAAGTGTTCTTAACATCTTGCTTTTAAACGTAGATTTTAAGTCGTTAGTATTGCAAAATCACACAAGAAAGATGTACAATTACACATGTTGAACATTGCAGAAATCAGCAATGTATTATCATTATGACATGATCATAATATCTCTTGATTACAAGATAACATTTTGAATAACAAAGAAATTGAATCTAGATACATAAGAACGATAAGCATGAACACCAGCGTGCACCTTGTTGTATATTAAGAGCAAGCGTAGATCCAGGAATAAGTTACCTCCCAAAAGTTTGACGTTTTTAAGAATAGTTCATAACCATGGAAGGGGAACATAAATCGGTCTTTTACAATATAGTACAACATTGATTCGATTTCTTTGCCTGCTTGTAGAACATCTGTTTCATAATCAAACAATATTTTCATGTTATGTTcttttaactattttgagaacAAGTAACAACCTTGCAAACCAGATTTTGCATGAAAATAAGCAAATTTCATCCAATTTTAATGTGAAAAAATATGCACCTGTGAAGCTGCACTGAGATCTGAACTCTTCTCAACTAAACTGTCCAGCTTTTCACCTCGTTCAAGAACACTATCTATGGTTTTATGctgtatatataataatacattacAGTAAATAACAGAATGTTATGAACATTAATTTATAATGATTAAATTACAACAAATACTTATGTTGAATTGATACTTACAAGGATAATTTTGGTTTCATCCAACTCCCTTTGAATTTTCAATAGTTTGTCTGCCTGAGCAGGATCCTGTACCATCCAAAAAAAGACCCAAAATTATTTACTCAACTAGATCAAAGTCAGATACACTAAAATCGAAATATTAAGAGTAGAATTATTAAAACGTACCTGAAACCTGTTTAGCGCATCATTGAGATAAGGCCATTGATCAGTTTTATCTGCTTGTACACTCTTCCATGAATCACCATGCTTCTTCTGATATTCATCTATTACCTAATCAACATCAACATTTCATGTCAAACGAATCCGTTTAAGACTAATCCTGATCAACCAAATGATGCTAATTTCTCAAAATTTGTTATAAATATATGAATTTACCTGATTCAACACAGAAAATGCACTTCTAACTGGATAGTGATCATCCATAAATCCCACAACACATAGTCCATTTCGGTTATACGAATGCACCTTATACTCTGTCACCCATAAATTAATGCAATTAACTAACACAATAAACTATCTATCACAATATTCCATGATACCATATGAGTATCAGTCACAATTGTCTACGAATAATCGAATAATTGAAGCTTAAAATGGTTAAAAGAATTCAAGAAAAATAATGAATAACCTTCATGTTGAACAGAGTGGCGTTGATCAGGTGGCGTTCGTTTAGCGACGGTCCTACCAACAAACACAATGAACTGCCGTACGGTAACCCTTTGAAAATACCCAAAATGATTCACGTCCGTTGCGTTCGCTAGGATCAACGGATCCGACCCGTTTGGAATCGGGTGACATTTCAATACGAGTAATGCCGTGATCTTCATTTTCGTCTATTCAATCACATCACAATTcacaattatataataataacCACAAATCAGGAATTAGGAATTAGGGTTAggtttctaacaaaaaaattattACTGTTGATTGTATGAATTGCGAAACAGAACATTAATTAACGGTTGTATATAGAATGAGTGTAGTAGATTATTACCTTTTTGATCGAATAAATTTCTTACCTTTTTTTGGTTTGTGAAGGATCAAGAGGAGTGTCGGGATcgaattttggattgaagcttaatACGGGTGATAAATAATTTTAGATTTAAGATTTAAATTGTATGTATAATCAATAGCAATGGCTACCGACCATAGTTGTTGATGTTCCCTCGCAAAAGAAACTTCCAAGCTGTCACTAAACATTTTGCTTAAGAATCgaggtaataataatgattaatttgttataattcagtaggcttataactacctttagtggtttgattcttgatgttataattcagtaggcttataactacctttagtggtttgattcttgatgttataattcagtaggcttataactacctttagtgatttgattcttgatttagaatactaataatgaattgtaagaacaaagatgataatggagagaaagaaagaaacactttgtaagtgtgagaaatggtgcaagtttaatgcttgcattcatgagtatttatagcctaaaatctcaatataaaaatacatactttgtgtaccaaaattgactatatgtatacaccaaaattgactatccatatctatattattattattattataacactcccccttggatagcaattttattttgttgaagatcaactataaattactgcctcgttaaaaaccttgctaaagaaaacccagtgggaaaaaactttagctaagggaaaaagagtgcagcatggagttgactccccctcaagtagacatcgcttcagctgttacatcttttgaacatgtctcatgccaatgttatgaacgtgtgttctgaaaatagcagttggaagtgctttcgtgaaaagatcagcagagtttttgctggattgaacatatctcatttcaatctcgttgtccttaatgagattttgagtgtatgagaagaatctaggaggtatgtgtttggttcggtcacttttgatatacccttctttcatctgtgctatgcaagctgcattatcttcatagataattgttggacttttatcgcgttctagtccacaagaatcagtaatgatttgtgtcattgatctcaaccaaaaacattcccgagtagcttcatgtaatgcaatcacttcggcatgatttgacgatgtagcaacaagtgtttgtttttgagaacgccatgatattgcagtacctccatttaggaatacatatccagtttgagatttagctttatgtggatcagataaataacctgcatctgcataaccaaccaaatcttgttttgattcgttagaataaaataatcctaaatcagtagttcctcgaaggtatcgaaatatgtgtttgatcccattccagtgtcttttggtaggagcagagctgaaccttgccaacaaattaactgcaaaagaaatgtcaggtcttgtacaatttgtaagatacataagagctccaattgcactaagatatggtacttctggtccaagaatgtcttcttgatcttcacatggacgaaatggatcagcttcaacattgagtgatctaacaaccataggagtacttaatggttttgccttgtccatattgaaacgtttcaaaatcttttcagtatatgttgtttgatgtacaagtaaaccattaggcatatgctcaatttgtaaaccaaggcaatacttggtttttccgagatctttcatttcaaattctttctttagaagttgaatggcttcatggatctctttatttgtacctatgatgttaagatcatcaacataaacagctatgatcacatatccggatgttgttttcttaatgaaaacacaagggcaagtaagattatttgtataccctttgcttatcaagtaatcacttaatcggttataccacatacgtcccgattgttttaacccatataaagatctttgtaatttaatcgaatacatttctttgggttttgcatttgatgcttctggtaccttaaatccttcaggtatcttcatatatatatcactatcaagtgatccatatagataagcagtcacaacatccatgagatgcatttctaaatttttagaaactgccaggctgattaagtatctaaaagtaattgcatccataacaggggaataagtttcttcataatcaattcctggtctttgagaaaaaccttgagctacaagtctagctttataccttgtaacttcatttttctcatttctttttcggataaaaatccatctgtatcctacaggtttcacatctttaggagtgagaatgatggatccgaaaacctttcttttattgagtgattctaattcagctcgtattgcttctttccattgagcccaatcatgtctattttgacattcaaccatagatgttggttctggatcatcatcattattcatgatgtcatacgcaacattaaatgaaaatttctcatcaagatttttcatttcatttcggttccataatatttttgaatatgcataattgattgcaatttctgtattgacatcatcaatctcctctgcagtaggagtactgatttgtggttcttcttgaacactttcttttacttcattatcagctgattttctttttcgaggatttttatcctttgaaccaattggtcttccacgtttctgacgtggcaaagattcatgagtgacgttattgccagcttttggaatttcaattcgagctggagtatttactgctggtatatatgattttgtcaccgtttttgtatctgtaaatgcatcaggcaattgatttgcaagttcttgtatatgcattatcttttgaacttctgtctcgcattcttttgtgcgaggatcaagatactttaattgaggttcacaccatgaaacatcattttctttatttttcatttctccccctaatctagggaacaatgtttcattaaaatgacaatcagcaaaacgtgctgtaaaaacgtcacctgtcataggttcaatataccttaatattgaagatgtttcatatccaacatatattcccaacctcctttgaggacccatttttgtacgttgtggtgtcgcaattggaacatacactgcacaaccaaatgttctaagatgggaaatatttggctcttgaccaaaagcaagttgtaggggggaatatttatgacttgcacttggtctgatgcgaatcaatgcagcagcatgtaaaattgcatgaccccatatagatacagggagttttgttctcattatcaatggtctagcgattaactgtaaacgtttaatcaatgactcggctaaaccattttgtgtatgcacatgagcaacagaatgttcaacaacaattcctatagacatgcaatagtcattaaatgcttgagatgtaaattcaccagcattatcaagtctcacccttttaatggtgtaatcaggaaaatgagctctcaatttaataatttgggcaagaaattttgcaaatgccacattacggcttgataacagacaaacataagaccatctgctagatgcgtctattagaaccatgaaatatctaaatggtccacatggtggatgaattggtccacatatatcaccttgaattctttcaagaaacattggtgattctttctcaaccttaagtggtgagggtctagttatcaattttccaagagagcaagatgtacatggaaccattgtatcatgatggatttttctatcctttagtggatgtccatgagtacattcaataatccttttcatcattgttgatcctggatggcctaatctgttatgccataaactgaatacaccaggatcaatatatttttcgttaactaccatatgtatttctggtacatttatatgtgtataatgtaatccagaactaagtcttggcagtttttcaaccacatgactcttgtcagtgatacttaaatatttctcattttctgttgtcactgactgataatcatacccgttaaggtatatgtcggagaaactcaataaatttctgcttgacttgggagaaaataaggcatcatttattaaaaattttgtaccatttggtagtatgaaatttgcctttcctatcccttttatcaagttagcaggtcctgatattgtatgtatagttccttccgttggttttagatcaataaaatatttctcggatttaagtatagtgtgtgtagttccactgtctgctatacagagatctccaccacttgattgatgttgtattccagcaaaattcatattgaacttcatatataagaaataaatagtgagtacattaatattacacaatattttaaacgcaaatagatagtactgaaacatttagcaaacataatgacaaagacagacgatattaaatcgtttatttttcaaaagacacacaacttaaacattcaagaaatcttcatataaatcagatggtttctcagtgactgttggatcaatattatccacaaaatttacttccttttctttacctttcagcgaatcctgatacatcttaacaagatgtttagatgttcggcaagtattagcccagtggcccattctaccacatctgtagcaagattcttcagaatttttagaagaattttcttcaacatcttgtttaatgggcttgttttgtggttgatatttatattttcgtggattactatttctttgaccaccacggccacgaccacgaccacgtccacgcccattaccattaccataaggatggtttctaccatagttatggcttttggcatgatgatggtgatggttattataaccacgaccttgcccgcgtccttgtccctgtttataattatttgcagtatttgcttcagggattgcaagtgtaccagtaggacgggattgctgatttttcattaatagctcatcattttgctctgcaactaagagatatgaattaagttcaggatatgttttgaactttagcattctcaaatttctttgcactgtgatgtttgcagcattcattgtggagaaagttttctccatcatgtctgcatcactaatttcatgtccacagaatttaagttgtgaacatgtattatacagagctgagctgtattcatttactttcttaaagtcttggaaccttaatgttctccattgttccattgcagctggaagtaaaatttctctttgattattgaatctgcttttgagaccttcccataaaacatggggatcttctacagtcacataattattttgtaagcattcatcaatatgttgatgaataaagcaacatgccgtagcttgttctttttcagaacaagtgttgttttcatttatggtttcaagaatgcccattgatttaagatgcatttttacttttataacccatggcatgtagttgtttccagttgattctaaaggagtaaatttaagcttttccagattcgacattttctattatcaaaaattaaaacaaacatcatgataaattagagtcaatttatattcataagtatataaacattaaacataaatttaatataacataaatgataagtaggtgacagtgtcgaccatgtgtaagcaatcataaataaatgttatataacaaaaatataaatattagtaaacataaatgaaaatttggcgacagtgtcgaccatatattttttcaggtggtataaccgacctatatcattctggtggtataaccgaccatatatcattctggtggtataaccgaccatatatcattttggtggtataaccgaccatatatcattttggtggcagagccaaccatatttagtattaagattatcgtgctgataacgtgttataattcagtaggcttataactacctttagtggtttgattcttgatgttataattcagtaggcttataactacctttagtggtttgattcttgatgttataattcagtaggcttataactacctttagtgatttgattcttgatttagaatactaataatgaattgtaagaacaaagatgataatggagagaaagaaagaaacactttgtaagtgtgagaaatggtgcaagtttaatgcttgcattcatgagtatttatagcctaaaatctcaatataaaaatacatactttgtgtaccaaaattgactatatgtatacaccaaaattgactatccatatctatattattattattattataacataattaattgattttatatttttttattaatttatttagttttattttataaaagaatatcataagataaaaaaatatattgagaaatgaaaaaaatatattCTTTTACGAAAATATTTAAATTGTATCATGTCACTCACAAATATTAAGGGGTGTCCAGTATTATGTCGAACCGAATTCAAACCAGTTAAAAGCGAATCGAATTTCAAAACGATTTTCAAATCGATTAAAATCATAACttttggttttcggttttgaattTCCGAATTTCATTAAACCAAAAACAGAACTCAAAATCGAAAATAACTcgataataatatttcataaatatattaatttatgtGTGTGAGTTTTCGAATTCGGTAGAAAAACATTCAATAGTTTGGTATTTTTGAAAGCTTTAATATGAACGACTATGTAATCATGAAATATAAAATTTTTGTTAAGTTTCTAAAAATGCAAGCGAAGCTTAAACAAATTTGAAAAAACTCGCGTCCACACAAAGCTTTGAGCAAAGTCAATACACAAGAACGAAACATGCTTTGTGTCCTCACATACTCGCATTCGTTTAAAACGAACACGAGTTCACACAAGATAAGGTAATGTGTACGAAAGCTAAATCTCAGTTAACTTTTTAAACGATTCTCGATCACAGTGAGTTTTGACAAATTTTGAGCGGACGTGTGCGAACGAATAGTGTAAAAATGTAACATATTTTTCAACATGTATTTAGGTATCATATTTTTAAAAAACATGTATGATTAATTTCTTTCTCGCAAGTATGAACGAGCGAGTACTATTATAATTTAGGGGTGTTtaatatttggtttgaaaccgtttaaGCTGAATGCCGAACTGAATCCAAACTAGCTAAAACCAAACCGGATTAGAaatatgattttcagatagattaaaaccgaaaccgaattcaaaattttgttttcggttcggttttcactTTTGAATATTCCGAACTCGGTTAaatcaaaaaccgaattcaaaatcgataataacttaatgataatattttgtataaatatatcaaattaatatacATGTGTGACTTTTTGAATTCGGTTGAGTAAAATTGAATAGTTTACAGTTTTGAAAATTAAAATAATTAGCTATGATGTGATTGTGAAATATAAAGCGCTTGTATGGACTTTAAAATTCACAcacattaatctatatat is from Rutidosis leptorrhynchoides isolate AG116_Rl617_1_P2 chromosome 10, CSIRO_AGI_Rlap_v1, whole genome shotgun sequence and encodes:
- the LOC139871394 gene encoding uncharacterized protein, coding for MFPFHGYELFLKTSNFWECFDPLYLTVNKRDRYNVRIQDNISIAEYRQIYGDEWPEEWKLKYPVFDQIQVPMLQNREDMIKWVTRNGDIVNYSTGQVWCDLRCSNAIKDWHHIVWFSQMVPKHAFILWLAIWNRLSTQDRMSKWNLSKSYSCALCDEVPDSVAHLFFECSYSRKVWEIMKTKLLFKGLSYKIGSVIEVLEKYPFKKQIWSVINRIVIAAIVYYIWQERNSRIFKGMKRDSQGLSMKVQEFIKVKLLTLKVKHTKSVQQAGEIWQINWNC
- the LOC139872946 gene encoding VAMP-like protein YKT61, with translation MKITALLVLKCHPIPNGSDPLILANATDVNHFGYFQRVTVRQFIVFVGRTVAKRTPPDQRHSVQHEEYKVHSYNRNGLCVVGFMDDHYPVRSAFSVLNQVIDEYQKKHGDSWKSVQADKTDQWPYLNDALNRFQDPAQADKLLKIQRELDETKIILHKTIDSVLERGEKLDSLVEKSSDLSAASQMFYKQAKKSNQCCTIL